From the Lolium rigidum isolate FL_2022 chromosome 2, APGP_CSIRO_Lrig_0.1, whole genome shotgun sequence genome, one window contains:
- the LOC124686734 gene encoding protein FAR1-RELATED SEQUENCE 5-like, with protein MSFRTEKEAYEFYSSYARNVGFSFRKGHSKSRADGTLCSKYYVCSNEGQPVASVAKPGRKQSPSTRSDCKARVQFNVSREGVWTVQKALLDHNHLLASPDMLHMSRSQRRVAESDRQILNQMRREGITAADIQQVLQQWSGGGENVNLLNKGSENQYLEPNYAQSLLEYLKNKQVDNPSFFYAVQLNDDGRIANFFWTDGQAIVDYACFGDAVSFDTTFERSRFEMPFAPFVGTNHHKKTIIFGAALLYDETSESFLWLFQTFLTAMSGKQPATILTDQSDEISKAIRDVCMNKGLLHPLI; from the exons ATGTCATTTCGGACAGAGAAAGAGGCGTACGAGTTCTACAGTTCCTATGCTAGGAATGTTGGGTTCAGTTTCCGAAAGGGCCACTCAAAATCGAGGGCCGATGGGACTCTTTGCTCCAAATATTACGTTTGCAGCAACGAAGGGCAGCCAGTAGCGAGTGTGGCCAAGCCTGGGCGGAAACAAAGCCCTTCGACAAGGTCCGATTGCAAGGCTCGTGTTCAGTTCAATGTTAGTCGAGAAGGTGTATGGacagtgcagaaggctttgctcgATCACAACCACTTGCTCGCGAGCCCGGATATGCTGCACATGTCCAGGTCGCAGCGCCGCGTAGCGGAGTCTGATCGACAGATATTGAATCAAATGAGGAGAGAAGGGATTACGGCAGCGGATATACAGCAGGTGTTGCAGCAGTGGTCCGGGGGAGGTGAAAATGTGAACCTTCTCAATAAGGGTTCTGAGAACCAGTACCTTGAACCCAACTATGCGCAGTCACTGCTCGAGTATCTAAAGAACAAGCAAGTAGACAACCCGTCGTTCTTTTATGCAGTTCAGTTGAATGACGATGGTCGGATAGCAAACTTCTTCTGGACAGATGGCCAGGCTATTGTGGACTACGCCTGTTTCGGTGATGCCGTGTCTTTTGACACAACATTTGAAAGAAGCAGGTTTGAAATGCCGTTCGCTCCATTTGTGGGTACCAACCATCATAAGAAAACCATCATTTTCGGAGCTGCATTGTTATACGATGAGACTTCGGAGTCTTTCCTTTGGCTATTTCAAACTTTCCTTACCGCAATGTCTGGGAAGCAACCGGCAACAATTTTGACAGATCAATCTGATGAAATATCAAAGGCTATTAG GGATGTGTGTATGAACAAAGGTCTATTGCATCCTTTGATTTGA
- the LOC124686736 gene encoding uncharacterized protein At2g34160-like, whose product MEEVTEAVNNLSIAEGAAPAAGAEGHKKNRIQVSNTKKPLFFYVNLAKRYMQLHEEVELSALGMAIATVVTVAEILKNNGLAVEKKIMTSTVDVKDDARNRPIQKAKIEILIGKTEKFDELMAAAAEERAAAGAAEEEQS is encoded by the exons ATGGAGGAAGTGACGGAGGCGGTGAACAACCTCAGCATAGCGGAAGGGGCCGCAccggcggcgggggcggaggGGCACAAGAAGAACCGCATCCAGGTCTCCAACACCAAGAAGCCCCTCTTCTTCTACGTCAACCTCGCCAAG AGGTACATGCAGCTGCACGAAGAGGTGGAGCTCTCGGCCCTCGGCATGG CTATTGCAACTGTGGTGACCGTTGCTGAGATTCTGAAAAATAATGGCCTTGCTGTCGAGAAGA AAATCATGACATCTACTGTTGATGTCAAAGATGATGCGAGGAACCGCCCTATCCAGAAGGCCAAG ATTGAAATATTGATCGGCAAGACAGAGAAATTCGATGAGCTGATGGCAGCTGCGGCAGAAGAGAGGGCGGCAGCTGGTGCTGCCGAGGAAGAGCAAAGCTGA
- the LOC124686735 gene encoding uncharacterized protein LOC124686735, whose product MFAASARRVAAAATASSSSSSGRASQIASALNHQRWIHDRNKKAMELVVKGWSALQEVDRVIDFADRNDKRLIPLLRGAKENFELALEIDNMNTHARCWLAKMHFKYHVPGACKAVGAALLVEAANMGDPEAQYELGCRLRIENDHVQSDQQAFHYIEKAVDQLHPGALYLLGAVYLTGDCVKRDIASAMWCFHRASEKGHAGAAVAYGSLLLKGAEVPEVITRFNSGKSPSTGKVRKKDMQQDPLKLAKEQFQIAAEGGCDLGLRWLKRLEDYDKHPEELKQIQQ is encoded by the exons ATGTTCGCCGCTTCGGCGCGGCgggtggccgccgccgccaccgcttcctcctcctcctcttccggcCGAGCCTCCCAGATTGCGTCCGCGCTGAATCACCAG AGGTGGATTCACGACCGGAACAAGAAGGCGATGGAGCTGGTGGTAAAGGGTTGGAGCGCCCTCCAGGAGGTCGATCGCGTCATCGACTTCGCCGACCGCAATGACAAGCGCCTAATCCCACTTCTTAGG GGCGCAAAGGAGAACTTTGAGCTGGCCCTAGAGATCGACAATATGAATACTCACGCCAGGTGTTGGCTGGCCAAAATGCACTTCAAGTACCATGTTCCCGGAGCTTGCAAGGCAGT TGGTGCTGCTTTGCTAGTTGAAGCTGCAAACATGGGTGACCCAGAGGCACAGTATGAACTTGGATGTCGGCTAAGAATTGAG AACGATCATGTTCAGTCTGATCAACAGGCTTTCCATTATATAGAGAAAGCTGTTGACCAG TTGCATCCTGGTGCTTTATATCTTCTTGGTGCTGTGTATTTAACTGGGGATTGTGTCAAGAGGGACATAGCTTCAGCCATGTGGTGTTTCCATAGAGCTTCGGAGAAG GGACATGCTGGAGCTGCAGTTGCATATGGATCTCTTCTTCTTAAAG GTGCTGAAGTGCCTGAAGTCATTACCAGGTTCAACTCAGGCAAGAGCCCATCGACCGGGAAGGTGCGAAAAAAGGACATGCAGCAGGACCCACTAAAGCTCGCAAAGGAGCAGTTCCAGATAGCAGCTGAGGGTGGATGTGACCTTGGTCTACGGTGGTTGAAGAGGCTCGAGGATTATGACAAACACCCAGAAGAGCTAAAACAAATCCAACAATGA